A genomic window from Actinomycetaceae bacterium MB13-C1-2 includes:
- a CDS encoding YibE/F family protein, producing MSHSHSHGHGGKAPASHWVVVGLAITLTLLFVATVVATVVLWPSASDLPEKRPVTHPGTETVNAVILSYESGDPDDVSIAATATVKIDGTGEVADVQLNPSIARPEIVGHRVTLMSQTQEAINLGQPAYIFMDFHRTNTLLILGAIFAVCVVAVAGFKGVAALVGLIAGLAVVWFFTLPALLAGRPALAVALVTASLILFVVVYMAHGISVKSTTALLGTFAGVAVVIVLASWAIPSAILTPEFDEEMGVLAATTPGIDLRGVLLCGMVLSGVGVLNDVTITQASAVWELREAAPSDSRMSIFTRAMRIGRDHIASTVYTIAFAYVGGALALLLLVGSMDYGALEWVSFSDVASELVSIGVASIGLVLTIPLTTAIAAALAGGPKNGNQPKPV from the coding sequence GTGTCTCACTCACATAGCCACGGTCATGGCGGGAAAGCTCCCGCCTCTCACTGGGTTGTGGTCGGACTCGCGATCACGCTGACCTTGTTGTTTGTGGCGACCGTCGTCGCAACTGTCGTGCTGTGGCCCAGCGCCTCTGATCTGCCCGAGAAACGTCCCGTCACTCATCCGGGGACGGAAACCGTCAACGCAGTGATCCTTAGCTATGAGTCCGGAGACCCCGACGACGTAAGCATTGCCGCCACGGCGACGGTAAAGATTGACGGGACCGGGGAGGTTGCTGACGTTCAATTGAACCCCTCAATTGCGCGGCCGGAGATAGTCGGCCACCGCGTCACCCTGATGTCGCAGACGCAGGAGGCAATCAACCTCGGCCAACCGGCCTACATCTTCATGGACTTCCACCGGACCAACACCCTGTTGATCCTTGGTGCCATCTTTGCGGTCTGCGTCGTGGCGGTGGCGGGGTTCAAAGGCGTGGCAGCCCTGGTCGGTCTGATCGCCGGCCTCGCGGTGGTCTGGTTCTTCACTTTGCCCGCACTGTTGGCGGGACGCCCTGCTCTAGCGGTTGCACTGGTGACGGCCAGCCTCATTCTATTCGTGGTCGTGTACATGGCTCACGGAATATCTGTTAAGTCGACGACCGCCCTACTTGGAACATTTGCGGGCGTAGCAGTGGTGATTGTGCTTGCCTCATGGGCTATTCCCTCGGCCATTTTGACACCCGAGTTCGATGAGGAAATGGGAGTACTCGCCGCGACGACTCCCGGGATTGATCTGCGTGGAGTTCTGCTCTGCGGCATGGTCCTCAGCGGCGTCGGCGTACTTAACGACGTGACGATCACACAGGCCTCTGCAGTCTGGGAACTACGTGAAGCGGCCCCGAGTGATTCGCGGATGAGCATCTTCACCAGAGCGATGCGAATCGGCCGGGACCACATCGCCTCAACGGTCTACACCATCGCATTTGCGTACGTCGGTGGCGCACTCGCGCTCCTTCTCCTGGTTGGTTCTATGGACTACGGGGCACTTGAGTGGGTGTCGTTCAGCGATGTGGCAAGCGAACTGGTGTCCATCGGGGTGGCCTCGATCGGATTGGTCCTGACGATCCCTCTTACTACCGCGATCGCAGCGGCGCTCGCTGGGGGCCCTAAGAATGGGAACCAACCAAAACCCGTCTAA